The Nycticebus coucang isolate mNycCou1 chromosome 10, mNycCou1.pri, whole genome shotgun sequence sequence acttacaGCCAATGAGTCCAGGAGGCAGGACTCCAACTAGAGTGTGCAGGAGACCCACACAGTAGTCCAGGGTCCCTCTGAGAGGTGGAGCCTCCTCTCCTCAACGTTCAGCCCCGCTTCCTGCTGCCTCTCTCCAGCCCTCAGACCCTGACTGGGACCTACCTCATTAGACTTGTTGCGCAGCCGCACGAACTTGCCCTCCTCATCCACCTCCTCTACTGCCACGCGCCCGCTGGTGCGTGCATGCTGGGAGAAGCTGCTGCGGCTCTCAGAGGACTCCAGCTTGCGCTTTTTGGTGACACTGCCCCCACCCTGTGTCTGGGACGAGTGGGAAGAGGCACGGCCACGACTGCGCTGTGAACTGGGGCTGGGAGACAGGCGTAGCCTGGGGAGGGGGAGACCAAGTGCCTTGTCAAGGCCAGGCACAGGCCAGAGGCCACCACTGCCACCTCCCTGGCTCCTCCCCAGCCCACCTCTCCTCCTCGCCCTCCAGGAGCTTGCGGTAGGCATGGATCTCCATATCCAGGGCCAGCTTGATGTCCAGCAGCTCCTGGTACTCGTCCAGCTGCTGCTGCATCCTTGCCCGCATTTCGGCCATCTCTCGCTCCTTATCTGCCAGCAGCCGCCGGCTGGTGTCCCGCTCCCGGGCCAGTGAGTCCTCCAGGTCCCGAAGTTTCGCCTCCTTGGCTGCCAGCTGGGGCAGAGGAAGTGGCGGTTTGGTGAGCTCTCAAGGGCCCAAGtatggagaaagagaaatgtgGTTGGGTGCAGGGGATGCCCAGCTACCCTCTCCAGGATCTTGATGCCTTCATCAGGGCTCCTCAGAGGCTCTGAACATGGCCTTGGCTAGTGACTGGGAAGTCTTTCCAATATCTaactgaaatcttttctttttttgagacagagtcttactttgtcacccttggtagagtcctgtggcatcatagctcacactacCTTCAaactaggcttaagtgattctcttgcctcagcctcccaagtagctgggactataggcacccgccaaaacacctggctattcttagagatgggggtcttttttttttcttttttttaagacagtctcactttcatgcccttggtagagtgctgtggtgttacagctcacagcaacctcaaactcttgggctcaagtgattctcttgcctgagcttcccaagtagctgggacgataggtgcctgccacagtacccagctatttttttttttttgagacagagcctcaagctgtcaccttgggtagagtgccatggtatcacagctcacagcaacctccaactcctgggctcaagcaattctcctgcctccgcctcccaagtagttgggaccataggcgcccaccacaacgcctggctattttttggttgctgccgtcattgttgtttggcggccaaggctggattcgaacccgccagctcaggtgtatgtggctggtgccttagccactggagccacaggcaccgagccccagctatttttagagatgaggtcttgctctggctcaggctggtctcgaattcctgagctcaagtaatctgcttgccttggcctcccagaatgctgggattacaagcatgagccaccatgcctggccttaactGAAATCTTTTGTTCTGAGGCTGGACCCTACTTCCTGACCACAAATAGCATAGCCAGCTAGAATACCACTGATGCTTTTAACACTCACACATAGAGTATTAAGACAAATCTGTGAGTTAGGGAGAATAAGAAAAATCCATTTTCAAATGGGAAAACCAAAGCTCTGAGAAGCAAAGGTGACATAGGAGGGAATACTGGATAGCAGACAGGACTTCTGATGTCAAGTCCTGGGTCCCTTTTCTTCATGTGTGGTCCTGAGGGAcagaccccctcccccccccggCTTCTGGCCCACATCCCTGCCCAGATCCTTTGGCcctgggagaagagggagggcatCACCTGCTTCTGGAGCTGGCTGAGCTGCGCTGAGAGGCTATCGATGCGGATGCGGGTCTGCTGCAACtcctcatgggcggcgcctgccAGGTTGCTGTTCCTTTCAGCAGACTGCCTAGCATTGTCCAGCTGGAGAAGGGGACAGGGTTAGGACTGCAGGGATCCAGAGGGACATAGGGAGGGGCCTGAGGAAGACATCGCTGCTACGATTTCAGGTCTTGAGCCACCCTGAGGTCCCCGCCACCATCCACCTTGTCCCCCCAGGAATGTCCCAGTGTGGGCAGAGGCAGTGAGGGAATAGGGGAGAGCAGGCACCTTGGCAGAATAGGTCTTCTCCAGCTCCTTCTTGTACTGTTCCACCTGGTCCTCATGCTGGGCCCGCAGTTCCTGTAGGGCATCTGCCAGCCGGCTCTCAAACTCGCGCTGCTTCCCATTATCAATCTCCACCAGCCGAGTCTCATGGCGGCGCTTAGTCTCACGCAGCTCCTAGAAGCGTTGGATCAAGGACATGGAAACCAAAATCAGAACTAGTTCCTTAGAGGCCACAGCTCACAGTCGAGCTCCCTGCCCAGCCTCACCCCATTGGCTGCTGTCGGCCCCACTCCAACCTGGGACCAGGTGCTGGCCCCACACCCTGTCAACTAGGGCAAGGGACTCAGATGGGTAAGCCCTCCACTCAGTTGACCCCCAACCTAAGACCAGTGTCTGTCACCACCACCAGTGTCTGGCATGCACACAGTCCCCACCTCACTATAGATGTTCTTCTGGAAGTCCAGCTCCTCCTTCAGGGTCTGCAGCCTGTTCTCGGCATCCACCCGCCGCAGCATCTCATCCTGGAGCTGCTTCTTAGCCTCACCCAGGGCTGCCTCAAGCTGAAAGGAAGCAGACAGAGGTTGGGTGAGGGTCACAGTACATGTGAGCTGGGAGAAGGCTGAGAGGGGAGCTGTTCCCAGTATGTTCCTTTATATGTATGGAAACAAATCTGGGGGAGGAAGGGCCTTGGATGTTCACAGAGGTGTGGACATCCACTTCCTCACAAAAATGACTCCAGGTGGGAGATAATTCTTCTCCAACAACATAACAGTTGCTATAAAGGAGTTATGTACAAAGTATGGAGGTATAAGAGAGAAGGAACGAGTGCGCCTGGACTGGGGGGTAGGAGTGGGTGTGGGAAGGCCTCCAAGAGGCTGAGATAGAAGGGACAGGCTGCTGGAGACTAGAGGGGGCACTGTTGTAACTATAGGGCAGAGACAAGCATGTGCAAAGGCTTGGAGGTATGAAGGCATGTGTGTATCCAGGGGTCTTCTGGGAGATCAGTGCTGCTGAAGCCTAAAGTATGGGTGGGGAGAAGTAATGGGAGAGGGGGCAGGGCTAGTAGGCAGGGGCTGGCTCATGAAGACATGCCGTTATCTGCCACAAAAAGGACCTCTGAAGAAGTTTGAGGAGGGAATGGCtgggacagtggctcatgcctgtaatcctagcaccttgggaggctgaaatggcaggatcacttaaggccaggtgttcaagaccagcctagataatacagtgagaccccatctctacaaaaaataagaaacattagccaggtatGGAATATAgatgcctacagtcctagctactccagaggctgaggcaggcggaggatcgcttgaacctaggagtttgaggctgcagtgacctatgattacattccagcctaggcaacagaggaagaccctgtctctaaaataaaataaaatttagggcagcgcctgtggctcagtgagtagggcatcagccctatatactgaaggtggcgggttcaaacccagccccagtcaaactgcaacaacaacaacaaaaaatagccgggcgttgtggcaggtgcctgtagtcccagttactcgggaggctaaggcaagagaatcacctaagcccaagagctggcggttgctgtgagctgtgacatgatagcactctactgagggcaacaaagtgacactctgtttttttaaaaaaaaattaaaaataaataaaaataaaatgaaatttaaaggaaggaaatgaaaggaaagaaaagaacaggttgGTCAGTGCAGCTGGGAAGGACTGGAAGAAGGGTGGAGCTAGAGGTAGACCTGGGGAAGAATGGCTCAGCCTTGGTTTGTAGAACCTGCTGACTTCTCCTAGTCCTCCCCTGGTATGGATGTTGCAGGACCTAGAAAGGAGAGCCCAGGATCGAAGTTTGGCCACTCATTTTATTCCTGGCCCTGCTGTGAGAAGATGAGGCAGTGAAATTGGAAATAAACCAGCTTCTTTGGTTCCATGCCCTGGCTTTTAGCACGAGAAACTGGAGCAAAGTATTTTGAAAGTAAAGGCCACCACACATACAAAGCACTGTTAACACATGTCCCATATGTGATTAGCCATTAGCTTTCAATTATGGCCTCAATAGATGacgaaaagaaaggaaaaaaaagaaaagaaagggagcaaattaaaaccaccctgagatatcatctaacctcagcgagaatggcctatatcacaaaatctcaaaactgcagatgctggcatggatgtggagagaaaggaacacttttacactgctagtgggactgcaaactaatacaacctttttggaaggaagtatggagaaacctcaaagaactcaacctagacctcccgtttgatcctgctgtttgattactgggcatctatccagaaggaaaaaaaaacccttttattataaagatacttgtagtagactatttattgcagctcaatttacaatcgctaaatgtggaaacagcctaaatgcccttcaacccaggaatggattggcaagctgtggtatgtgtatgctatggaatactcttcagccattaaaaaaaatggagaatttgcagcatttgtattaacctggatggaggtggaacacattattcttaatgatgcatcacaggaatggagaagtatgaatcctatgtattcaactttgatatgaggacaattaatgacaatgacacgatggggcatgggggaaggggagagcagacagagaaggagagagggtgagggaaaggaaaagaaaaaaaaaaagaaaagagaatggtgactaattctcacataaactggatttaattttgaccaaagtacattacttaaacattaattttttttttgcagtttttggccagggctgggtttgaacccaccacctctggtatatggggccagcaccctactccttgagtcacaggtacaaattaaaacatcaatttttttttttttttttttttagtagagacagagtctcacttttatggcccttggtagagtgccgtggcctcacacagctcacagcaacctccaactcctgggcttaagtgattctcttacctcagcctcccgagtagctgggactacaggcgcccgccacaatgcccggctattttttggttgcagtttggccggggctgggtttgaacccaccaccctcggtatatggggccggcgccttaccgactgagccacaggcaccgcccaaaacatcaatttttaattcaacttgttaatatgttgtttaggatattacatcctcatttataggtgaaatatgtttgtaatttcccctttataataatatatttttttcaattttaatatcaggtgtattcagatgaagtagaatgattttgaagtatttcttctttttctattgtctataatatttggcatgatctgtttttttgaaattatcttttatttttatttataaatattagttgtctatttttgagactttgaaaaaaataataagacattaactgggtgacgcctgtggctcagtgagtagggcgctggctccatgacaggttcaaacccggccctggccaaactgtaacaaaaaaatagccaggtgttgtggtgggtgcctatagtcccagctactcgagaggctgaggcaagagaatcacctaagcccaagagctggaggttgctgtgagctatgacgccacggcactctaccgagagtgacaaagtgagactctatgtctaaaaaaaaaaagttaactgatgactccatactgaacctcagagtcaaagcattctatcatagacacactcttatttgacaatgtgaatgttactttttttgcattattattattattgctcaataaaaaaaaaaaaagaaaagaaaagaaagggaggaagggaaggaagagaggaagggagggaggagaaaagaaaagaaagaaaggacccTAGTCCTCTTTTCTGCCAGAGGAGTCATAAACTGGAGGCCAAACTGGGAGGATCTAGGATGTAGTCTATTGTGAAGTTAAACGAAAATGGCTCATAGATGATTTCAAATTCACTGTGCTAGATCCCAGGGATGGCCAAAGAAGGATGAGATATGGTCTGAATAGGTAAAATGATGCCAGGACAGGTGAATAGCTCTAAGATGAGACCAGGCCAGGACAGGTCAGACCAGGCCCCTCCCAGGGCGGgacagggtggcagagtgagtgAGCACATGTCAGGCAGGGCCACTGCTGGCAGACCCTGGAGGGTGGCCTCACCTTGGCCACCTGACCCCGCAGATCATGCAGCTCGCTCTCCAGTGTGCGCTTCTCACTGAGAGCGGTACTCAGTGCAGCCTCCTTGGAGTTGAGCAGAGCCTCCAGGTCCTTGAGCCGGGCCTGGGCAGCCATCAAGTCACCTTCCTTCTTGGTATtactaaaaatgagaaagaagagtGGGTTTAAGAGAAGAAGTCAGCATCCCTAGAGGGCCAATTCCATTGGGCCAACTCTGCTGTCCCCAGCTACCAGGAGAGGCATCCTTGCTTTAAGTCTGTTTGCATCTGCTTGTCTCTGGGGCTGGGCTCCCATCTCCCCAAGGGCCCCCAAAACctaattcttgcttctccacccTTCCCATGACTCAGGGCTCAGGAACGTGCCTGGGGCAAAGGGCAAAGCTTGATCCCATGACATGAATgcttttccctcttcccctcccattCTTTCCCAGTTAGACAGGGCACCTTTGTCTACTGCCCCTTCCCACACAGGGCCTTAATTTCTCCTCCCTGGACTCCACCCACCTTCCTTTCAACCAAGTTTCTCTCCCTCCAGGGAGAAGGACAAGGGAGCTCCTAGCCTGGGGCTCCACATGTCCCTAAGTCTTCTTAGTTTGAGTCCCAAAGGTGTTGGTCACCCCTTCTCATCCCTTTTCCACACATGGGACTGTGCAACTATGGGGAAGGAGAGTCCAGCTAGAGTGCAGGGAGACCTAGTATAAGGATAACCAGGCATGGTCCGATCCTTTCCTTTCTCAGAACTCAGTCTGGGTCCCCTGATCTGGGTAGAGCAGAGGGATCCCAACCTCCCTTCCTCTGGCTCCATCAGAGCCCTGAGAGAATGCTAAGCCCTGCGCATTGGCCACAAGCAGCATCTGGCTTCAGACGTGGTTCCCAGGCCTTCAGGTCCCTCTGGGCTctagtttcatttatttactgagacagagtctcactccattgccccaggctagagtgctgtgatattgtagctcacagcaacctcaaactcctgggttcaagtgatccttaagtttttttgttttttagtaaaaacatggtctcactcttgctcaggctggtctcgaactcctgagctcaggtgatccactcgcctcggcctcccagaatactaggattataagcatgagccactgggcctggttATGCGCTccagttttttgggtttttttttttttttttgcagttttttggccgaggctgggttatgaagccacctccagcatatggggccggcaccctactcctttgagccacaggcaccgcccatgagcTCCAGTTTTAAGCCTCCCTACTCTTCAAACTAGGTAAAGCTTTGGCTAAAACCAGCCAAAAAGGGCTGCCTCTGCCACGTCCTTGACTTTTCTGGGCCCCTAACTATTTTTGCTAGTGAACTGGAGAAATACAAGggtcctattttctttctttctttcgtgtgtttgtttgttttttgagacagatgctgagtgggcttggcacctatagctcagtggctagggcaccaggcacatacacgggagctggcgggtttgaatccagcctgggcctgtcaaaacaacaatgacaagtacaaccaaaaaataggagggggcggcgcctgtggctcagtgggtagggtgctggccccatataccaaaggtggtgggttcgaacccggccccagccaaactgcaacaaaaaatagctgggcattgtggcgggcgcctatagtcccagctacttgggaggctgaggcaagaaaatcacttaagcccaggagttggaggttgctgtgagctgtgtgatgccacggcgtgctactgagggtgataaagtgatactctgtctcaaaaaaaaaaaaaaaaaaaagtagccaggcattgtggcaggcacctgtagtcccagctacttgggaggctgaagcaagagaattgcttaagcccaagagttacaggttactgtgagttataacaccatggcactctacccagggtgacatagtgagactctgtctcaaaaaaaaaaacctccaggaAACCCAAGAACTTTCTAAATGTTACAATCCTTCCACAAATACAGGGTGGGAGAAAGTAGCCAGGGAGTGGAGGAAAAGAGCCAAGGGGCCTGGACTCAGCTGCCATCTGTAACTCATCTGTCCTTGAGCACAGCCCACCCAGCAGATGGAAAAAGGGAAAACCAAACATAGGCCGGGGTCTATTCTAGAGAGGAGAAAAGTGCCAACATTTTTCATTTGCCACAAAAGCCCTGAGCTCCAAGAGGCCCCATGATTCACACTGAAGTAGGCCAGAGAAGGCTAGACTTGCAGACGCTCTGGAGTGACAGGATGAGACCCAGGCAGTATTCTCCTGTCACTGGCTTAGGGGTTATCTAAAAAAGGAGTGACTCCCCCTAACTGGGCTCTACTGGACTGGGAAAGGGATACAGTGACAGCCAGAGGGGcaagggcagggcaggaggacCTAGAGGGAGCTCCCCTAGCCTGCATGCCAGCTGAGTCTGGGCTTAGGGCCACACCTTAGAGCAAGGTATGAAACATGTCTGTCTCCTGCAAAAGGAGGCCCTTCCAGAACTGGAGGATGCCTCCCCTCCTCCATCTCAGtcagaaaagctaaaaataaagtcaaaacccAGCTCAGGTTTTGGCTGCCATCCGGCCCAGCCCCTGGCTGGGAGCACAGCCCCAACTTTCCATGACTTCAGAACTTTTCCGAAGCTGAAGCAGctgcagggggaggagagagaatgaagaaaaacCACTGGTAAAATGAAGCGACCCAGCAGCAGACATAGATTCCGAGCTCCTTGGTCCACCTCCTAGGCTGGCAAGGGCTTCCCTGAAGAGGCCTCTCTGCCCTGCAGGCCAACGGCTACAGCTGGCTATGCTGGGAGGCTCTCAGAATTTAGAGAACTGAACGGAACTTAGAGTCAGTTTAACCctctccttttacagatgaggaaaccaaggagcAGAGGAGAAAGGTGAATGGCCCAAAGTCAAGCATTGTGGGCCAGGAGCAGGGACGATGTTCCAGTCAATTCTGGCTACTGATCTAGGACTCCTCCtcttgtcctccctcctccctaacCAACAAGGTCCAGAGAAAACAGAGGAgctggaaggaggaagagggtagCCACCACAGTACAAGGTGGTCCCCAACCCAGCCAGCCTGAGCTGAGGAAGCAGGACAGAAAGATGGGGGACTTTCAGAAGACACCCTAGTCCTGCCCTCCACATCTCCTGGTGCCAGAGGAGGGGCTCTAGTGCTCCCTTTTAGTGTTCCCTTTGGCAACACCCTTTCCTTGCCCATGTCTGGTAGATGGTAGCCAAGGACAGAGGTGTGTGGTTTTTACTTCCTCCTGCTGGCAAAGCTGGGGTGGCAGTGGTGTGATAATGGCAGGAACACTTACATAGAGCTTATTGTGTACCAGCCATCGAGTATGATCATGTTAACTCAAATAATCACAGCTACCCTGAGACTGGTGCTGTTACTATGTCattgaggaaactgagccacagATAACTATGTCCAGCGTTCTGCAGCAAGTGGGGTACAGAGCTGGAATCAGTGCCCCACTGCACAGGGCTCTTGCCCTTTCCCTCCTAGAGTTCTGGACTACGGCTGCAAAGAGAAGCAATACAAGGACTAAGACACTCTACAGAGGAGAAAAACCACAAACAGAGAGGTGGGTGAGGAAGTGCCTTTGCGGTTTTCTTAGGCATGGGGAGCTCCCATATGTGGGGAAGAAGCCACTGTCACCCATGGGCTCATGACTCAGACCTCAGGAGCTCTGCGGCTGCAGAGCCACATGCACACCCCAAGAGAGGGCCGGGGTAGAACAGAGCCCAGAGCCTCTTCTTGCTCCTCCTTAATCCTGCCTGCCCACCACCGAATGCCATTTTCTTCCTAGGAAGGGTCCTCAGACTCTGCCCAAGCACTTAGCCCCAAGATGGCACTGCCTGCACCCCAGTCCCCTGGAGTATGGCAAGGAAAACCTGGCAGATGCCCCATGCTGGCCTGGCAGGGATGAAAGGGTGTGGCAGGCTGGAGGAGCTGGGAAGGGTGGGAACCTCAGGTGATTCATGCTTGGGCAGACAATACCCGGGTACTGGTGGGAAATCCTCTAGTACTTGCAGGGGAGCCTCTGGCCTTGCCAATGTCCTGCCAGTGGGGGCTGGCTCTTTCCCCTGCACCCTCCTTGCTTCCCAAGCACAGATATGGCTGCATCCCAGCGCAGAACAGAGAAGGGCTGGGCATCCTGTTTCTAATTCTTCCCAGAACTGGCAGAAAAGAGTTCAGAAAGAGGGATGAGAGGGTCAGGCACGGAGAGGAAGAGAATAAGGTAGAAATGGGGTACGGGCTACTTTAGGGAAGAACGGTGGCAGCACCGCCAAGGGGCTGGTGGGCACTGGGCCAGACGCTGACCCGCCCGCTGAGTCACCGTCCTCAGCCCGGCTCTGATGCCAGATATGGAAGCCAGCCGCCAGCATGTTTGGGCCTGGTTG is a genomic window containing:
- the LMNA gene encoding lamin, which translates into the protein METPSQRRATRSGAQASSTPLSPTRITRLQEKEDLQELNDRLAVYIDRVRSLETENAGLRLRITESEEVVSREVSGIKAAYEAELGDARKTLDSVAKERARLQLELSKVREEFKELKARNTKKEGDLMAAQARLKDLEALLNSKEAALSTALSEKRTLESELHDLRGQVAKLEAALGEAKKQLQDEMLRRVDAENRLQTLKEELDFQKNIYSEELRETKRRHETRLVEIDNGKQREFESRLADALQELRAQHEDQVEQYKKELEKTYSAKLDNARQSAERNSNLAGAAHEELQQTRIRIDSLSAQLSQLQKQLAAKEAKLRDLEDSLARERDTSRRLLADKEREMAEMRARMQQQLDEYQELLDIKLALDMEIHAYRKLLEGEEERLRLSPSPSSQRSRGRASSHSSQTQGGGSVTKKRKLESSESRSSFSQHARTSGRVAVEEVDEEGKFVRLRNKSNEDQSMGNWQIKRQNGDDPLVTYRFPPKFTLKAGQAVTIWAAGAGATHSPPTDLVWKAQNSWGCGNSLRTALINSTGEEVAMRKLVRSVTMVEDDEDEDGDDLLHHHHGSHCSSSGDPAEYNLRSRTVVCGTCGQPADKASASSSGAQVGGSISSGSSASSVTVTRSYRSVGGSGGSSFGDNLVTRSYLLGNARPRTQSPQNCSIM